The following is a genomic window from Ethanoligenens harbinense YUAN-3.
GGTTCGCCCACCTGGACGGACAGCTTCGCGCTGATTCCCGGGTGCAGGCGGATCTCGAACGGATAAGTGCCGTAGGACTTAATCTCGCCTTCGAGAACGATCTTTCGTTTGTCCACACCCACCGAGAACTGTGTCTTGACGGCGGCGGCAATCTCTTTGGCTGTTACCGCGCCGAACAGACGCCCGTTCTCACCGGCTTTGGCCGTCAGGCGCACCACCACGCCGTCCAGCTTTTGGGCCGCCGCTTCCGCCTCGGCCTTTTCCACCGCGGCTTTATGCTCTTTGGCGGCTTCGCGGCCCTTGAGGTCGTTAATGGCCTGTGCGCTGGCCTCGGCGGCCAACCCGCGCGGCAACAGAAAATTGCGGGCGTATCCGTCGGACACGTCCACCATCTGCCCGGCTTTGCCGCTGCCTTTGACATCCGCTTTCAAAATCACTTTCACGTGCAGACCCTCCGTTTCGGC
Proteins encoded in this region:
- the rplI gene encoding 50S ribosomal protein L9, yielding MKVILKADVKGSGKAGQMVDVSDGYARNFLLPRGLAAEASAQAINDLKGREAAKEHKAAVEKAEAEAAAQKLDGVVVRLTAKAGENGRLFGAVTAKEIAAAVKTQFSVGVDKRKIVLEGEIKSYGTYPFEIRLHPGISAKLSVQVGEPG